One Candidatus Delongbacteria bacterium genomic window carries:
- a CDS encoding HAMP domain-containing histidine kinase — MKENILKNIRNRLIDLTLLALVLLMIPIILSSFYRNSKTGFEIIQLVSPMLLIFTSVIYFLRNRIPTQFKIYTFLGFLILNSFFAFWSYGLLSMGVSLLLLMATSAILLLDKKSIIKILILIIFFFCGFAVAYTKGWLSYHRDVELYATSFSTWFTQFVSFVAILLVVYFSLTYTIESLQKVLLENQKLYEKRQEELEKLVEERTVQLEETLSTLMQKEKMASLGNLVAGVAHEINTPLGVAITANSFISDRYKTIQKKIDENTLKKSELDDFLFNINETSQILEETLYRAAELVKSFKKISVHHASNYKTLFNLTEYIDSTILTLKHEYKNTGTQILFDASTPYWVESDPSVFSQLFTNLILNALIHGLKHSEHGIIKINLEPIDTGLKISFSDNGSGIPQELQNKVFDPFFTTNRNNGGSGLGLSIVHSIITEYLKGSIQLISNANEGTTFIMKLPLILHKNKKDT; from the coding sequence ATGAAAGAAAACATCTTAAAAAATATACGTAATCGATTAATTGATTTAACACTATTAGCACTTGTGTTATTAATGATTCCAATCATTCTTTCTTCATTTTATAGAAACAGTAAAACTGGATTTGAAATTATTCAACTTGTTTCACCGATGTTGTTGATCTTCACCAGTGTGATTTATTTTTTGCGAAATAGAATTCCTACTCAGTTTAAAATATATACTTTTTTAGGTTTTCTTATCCTAAATTCTTTCTTTGCTTTTTGGAGTTATGGTCTTTTAAGCATGGGTGTTTCATTACTTCTTTTAATGGCAACATCTGCAATTTTACTATTAGATAAAAAGTCAATCATAAAAATTCTAATCCTAATCATTTTTTTCTTTTGTGGTTTTGCTGTGGCTTACACAAAAGGTTGGTTAAGTTATCATAGAGATGTAGAATTATATGCTACGAGTTTCTCAACTTGGTTCACGCAATTTGTCAGTTTTGTAGCAATCTTGCTCGTTGTTTATTTCTCTCTCACTTACACCATTGAGTCCTTACAAAAAGTCCTTTTAGAAAATCAAAAATTATATGAAAAAAGACAAGAGGAACTTGAAAAACTTGTTGAAGAAAGAACTGTACAACTTGAAGAAACTTTAAGTACCCTTATGCAAAAGGAAAAAATGGCTTCTCTTGGTAATCTTGTCGCAGGCGTTGCTCACGAAATCAATACGCCTTTAGGGGTTGCCATAACCGCTAATTCCTTTATAAGTGATCGTTACAAAACCATTCAGAAGAAAATAGACGAGAATACCCTTAAAAAATCAGAGCTTGATGATTTTCTATTCAATATCAATGAAACCAGTCAAATTCTTGAAGAAACCTTATATAGAGCAGCTGAATTGGTAAAAAGTTTCAAGAAAATATCCGTTCATCATGCTTCAAATTATAAAACTTTGTTCAACCTTACAGAATACATAGATTCTACAATATTAACTTTAAAACATGAGTATAAAAACACAGGTACACAAATTTTATTTGATGCCTCCACCCCATATTGGGTAGAAAGTGATCCAAGTGTTTTTTCTCAGCTTTTTACAAATCTTATTCTTAATGCACTCATACATGGATTAAAACACTCAGAACATGGCATTATTAAAATTAACTTAGAGCCCATTGACACAGGACTCAAAATTTCCTTTTCGGACAATGGTAGTGGAATACCTCAAGAACTTCAAAATAAAGTCTTTGATCCATTCTTTACCACCAATCGCAATAACGGTGGTAGTGGTTTAGGTTTAAGTATTGTCCATAGCATCATCACAGAGTATTTAAAAGGCTCAATTCAACTTATTAGCAACGCAAATGAAGGGACAACCTTTATCATGAAACTACCTCTAATTCTTCATAAAAACAAAAAGGACACATAA
- a CDS encoding cyclase family protein, which translates to MIDITMKINEQMRVYKNKEEKKPKISNRQESHVFESDVTMNLHTGTHVDFPKHMIPDGKTSKDYEISQFVGRCYVKDATYLNHRLLKRDLQNINLAAYEFILFKTKNSALETFNPEFIYISEEAANYIATFNLKGVGIDGLGAEREQPGHPTHKILLSHDILIFEGLDLSEVDEGVYELVALPMRFDDVEASPVRAILR; encoded by the coding sequence ATGATTGACATTACCATGAAAATTAATGAACAAATGCGCGTTTATAAGAATAAAGAAGAAAAGAAACCTAAAATTAGCAATAGACAGGAGAGTCATGTTTTTGAGTCTGACGTAACTATGAATTTACACACAGGTACCCATGTAGATTTTCCAAAGCATATGATTCCTGATGGAAAAACCTCAAAGGATTACGAAATCAGCCAATTTGTTGGTCGATGTTATGTTAAGGATGCAACTTATTTGAATCACCGTTTGTTAAAAAGAGATTTGCAGAACATCAATTTGGCTGCATATGAGTTTATTCTTTTTAAAACAAAAAATAGTGCTTTGGAGACTTTTAATCCTGAATTCATTTATATCTCAGAAGAAGCAGCCAATTACATTGCTACATTCAATTTGAAGGGTGTAGGTATTGATGGATTAGGAGCCGAGAGAGAGCAACCAGGTCATCCAACACATAAAATTTTATTAAGTCATGATATTCTGATCTTTGAAGGTTTAGACTTAAGTGAAGTGGATGAAGGTGTTTATGAATTGGTGGCTTTACCAATGCGATTTGATGATGTAGAGGCTTCTCCAGTTAGAGCGATATTAAGATGA